One window of the Solanum stenotomum isolate F172 chromosome 11, ASM1918654v1, whole genome shotgun sequence genome contains the following:
- the LOC125844622 gene encoding uncharacterized protein LOC125844622, translating to MFSVLTRTLLQNPKLFTFNFLKHQNPLAFSLMATANSSSFSPVSSPSNHVSPKRVGTHHGSFHCDEALGCFMIRLTNKYYNAQIVRTRDTQVLETLDAVLDVGGVYDPSRDRYDHHQKGFEEVFGHGFTTKLSSAGLVYKHFGKEIIAKELQVDEEHPDVHKLFLAVYKSFMEAIDAIDNGINQYDTDQPPRYVNNTHLSSRVGRFNLDWTEPDQSSERENEAFQRAMDLAGSEFLDSVRYYARSWLPARSIVLECVSARHKIDPSGEIVVWSTFCPWKLHLFELEGEMKMDPPIKYVLYEDDRSKGWRVQAVAVAPDRFESRKALPSQWRGLRDDELSKETGIPGCVFVHMSGFIGGNQTYEGALAMAKAALKL from the exons ATGTTTTCAGTTCTTACGAGAACACTActccaaaaccctaaactcttcACCTTCAACTTCCTTAAACACCAAAATCCTCTCGCATTCTCTCTAATGGCTACTGCGAATTCTTCGTCTTTCTCACCTGTATCTTCCCCTTCAAACCATGTTTCCCCAAAGCGAGTAGGTACTCACCATGGTAGCTTCCACTGTGATGAAGCTCTTGGGTGCTTCATGATTCGTCTTACAAACAAGTACTACAATGCTCAGATTGTGCGTACTCGTGATACCCAG GTATTGGAAACGCTTGATGCTGTGCTTGATGTTGGTGGAGTTTATGATCCTAGTCGAGACCGTTATGATCATCACCAAAAAGGGTTTGAAGAAGTCTTTGGACATGGATTTACTACTAAGCTTAGCAGTGCAGGTCTTGTTTACAAG CATTTTGGAAAGGAGATCATTGCAAAGGAGCTCCAAGTTGATGAAGAACACCCGGACGTGCATAAGTTGTTTCTAGCTGTTTACAAGAGCTTCATGGAG GCAATTGATGCAATCGATAATGGAATCAATCAGTACGATACAGACCAGCCACCAAGATATGTAAACAATACCCACTTGTCCTCTCGAGTTGGAAGATTTAACTTGGACTGGACTGAACCTGATCAGTCTTCTGAAAGGGAGAATGAAGCTTTCCAACGTGCAATGGATTTAGCTGGCAGTGAGTTCTTGGAT AGTGTCCGCTATTATGCAAGATCATGGTTACCAGCTCGTTCAATCGTATTGGAGTGTGTTTCTGCAAGACACAAGATTGATCCTAGTGGAGAGATTGTAGTTTGGTCTACATTTTGTCCA TGGAAGCTTCATTTGTTTGAGCTGGAAGGAGAGATGAAGATGGATCCACCCATCAAATATGTTTTATATGAG GATGATAGGAGCAAAGGTTGGCGAGTGCAAGCGGTGGCTGTAGCTCCTGACAGATTTGAGAGCAGGAAAGCACTTCCATCTCAGTGGCGAGGTTTAAGAGACGATGAACTATCTAAGGAAACAGGAATACCTGGTTGTGTTTTTGTCCATATGAGTGGGTTTATTGGAGGAAATCAAACTTATGAAGGAGCACTCGCAATGGCAAAAGCTGCTTTGAAGCTCTAG